The DNA window CTTCCTCGCTTTTTTCGAGAACAACGGACACACCGTGGTCCCCTCCGCCAGTCTGGTCGCCGAGGATCCCACGCTGCTGCTGGTGAACGCCGGGATGGTCCCGTTCAAGCCCTATTTCCTGGGGGAGCGTACGGCACCTTACGACCGGGCCGCCACCGCGCAGAAGTGTGTCCGCACCGTCGACATCGACGAGGTGGGCAAGACCGCGCGGCACGCTTCGTTCTTCCAGATGCTGGGCAACTTCTCCTTCGGCGACTACTTCAAGGAGCGGGCGATACCGCTGGCGTGGCAGCTGGTGACGGACCCGGTCGAGGAAGGCGGGTTCGGGTTCGACCCGGAGAAGCTCTGGGTCACGGTCTACACCGAGGACGGTGAGGCCGAAGCGATCTGGCGGGACCAGGTCGGTGTCCCCCCGGAACGGATCCAGCGCCGTGGCATGGCGGACAACTTCTGGTCGATGGGGGTCGCGGGGCCGTGCGGTCCCGACTCGGAGATCTACTACGACCGCGGTCCCGAGTACGGGCGTGAGGGCGGCCCCGACGCCGACGAGGACCGCTATATCGAACTGTGGAACCTCGTGTTCATGCAGTGGGAGCGTGGCCCCAAAGGCGACACCGACATCCTGGGCGACCTGCCGCGCAAGAACATCGACACCGGTATGGGGCTGGAACGCATGGCAGCCATCCTGCAGGGTGTCGACAACATCTACGAGACCGACACGTTGGGTGCCATCCTGCACCGGGCGGCGGAGCTCACCGGGACAGCCTACGGGGACGCTGAGGAGACGGACGTCAGTCTGCGCGTCGTCGCCGACCACGTACGCACCGCCACCATGCTGGTCTCCGACGGGGTGAAACCCGGCAACGAGAAACGCGGCTACGTACTGCGTCGTATCCTGCGCCGCACGGTCCGCAACCTGCGTCTGCTGTCCGGTGACGACTCGTTCTACCTGCACGAGCTCACCCGGACCGCCATCAACGCGATGGGCGAGATCTACTCCGAGCTGGAAACCAACGCCGAGATGATCCACAGCGTGATCGACGCTGAGGAGAAGAACTTCGCCGACACCCTGCGTTCGGGAACCTCCCTGTTCCAACGCGCCGCCGAGCGTACTCGGGCAGCTGGCAGCACGGTGTTCTCCGGCGCGGACGCTTTCCAGCTGCACGACACCTACGGTTTCCCCATCGACCTGACACTGGAGATGGCCCGGGAACAGGGACTCAGCGTCGACGAGGACACGTTCCAGTCGTTGATGCAGCGCCAGCGGGACGCTGCCAAACGTGACGCCGAGGCGAAGAAGCTCGGTAACGCTGACCCGGGGGTCTACTCCAAACTGTTGGAAGGTGCCGGCACCACCGAGTTCCTGGGCTACACCGACCATGAGAGCGAATCCCGGGTGCTGGGGCTGCTCGTGGAGGGCCAGTCGGTACCGGCCGCCCGTGAGGGCCAGCAGGTGGAGCTGGTGCTGAACCGCACACCCTTCTACGCGGAGAGCGGCGGCCAGCTCGCCGACAAGGGGACGATCGCTGTGGACGGTCGCGGCGTGGTCGACGTTGAGGACGTGCAGAGACCGGTCGCCGACCTGTCCGTGCACCGGGGAACGGTGCGTTCCGGAGAGGTCGCGCTGGACGACCGGGTGCACGCCGCCATCGATTCGCAACGGCGGGAGGCGGTGTCGCGGTCGCACTCGGCCACGCACCTGATCCACTCGGCACTACGCAACGCGCTCGGTCCCTCGGCGGGACAGGCCGGTTCGGAGAACCAACCGGGCAAGCTGCGGTTCGACTTCACCGCGAACAAGGCCCTGGGGACCACCGAACTCGCCGAGGTCGAGGACGAGGTCAACACCGTCCTGTCCGGAGACGTCCAGGTGCGCGACTTCACGACCTCCCTGGACGAGGCGCTCTCCATGGGAGCGCTGGCGATGTTCGGCGAGAAGTACGGCGACCAGGTTCGTGTGGTGGAGATGAGCGACTATTCCCGGGAGCTGTGCGGTGGGACGCACGTCGGCGCCACCGGTCAGCTCGGGGTGGTCAAGCTGCTGGGGGAGTCCTCGGTGGGGTCCGGGGTGCGCCGTGTGGAAGCGGCGGTCGGAATCGACGCCTTCCGCCGTCTCTCCAAGGAGTCGCTCCTGGTGGGCCAACTCTCCGAACAGCTCAAAACACCGCGGGAAGAGCTCCCGGAACGTATCGACGCGATGGTCGCGCGGTTGCGGAACGCCGAGAAGGAGGTGGAGAGGCTCCGCGCCGAGCAGGTTCTGCAGGCGGCGGGTCAGCTGGCACACAGCGCACGTGAGTGCGGGCCGGCACGGCTGGTCACCCACCGCGCGCAGGACGGGACGACCGCGGATGACCTGCGTAAGCTCGCCCTCGACGTGCGGGGCCGGCTCGGTACGGACCAACCTGTGGTGATCTGCGTTACCGCGGTGGCCAACGGGCGGCCACTCGTCGTGGTGGCCGTGAACAAGGCAGCCCAGGAACACGCTCTGAAAGCCGGGGAACTGGTCGGTATCGCAGCCCGTGCGCTCGGCGGCGGCGGTGGTGGCAAACCCGATGTCGCGCAAGGGGGCGGCAGCGACCCCGAGGCCGTCGACACCGCCATGCGTGCTGTGGAGCGGCATGTCGCCGACACCCAGTGAGTAGTTGCCCGCTTCCCAGACCAGGAGAAGGACCACGACGTTGACGCGCGATTCCGCATACCCTGCCCCCTATCCAGGGGAGCGCGTTCATTGAGGCACGGCGTACGTCTTGCGGTGGATCCCGGTAAGGCCCGGATCGGAGTGGCCGCCAGTGATCCGGACGGCATGCTGGCCACTCCCGTGGAAACCATCCGGTGCGGTGACGGAGACCTGCAGCGGATCGCGGAGCTGGTTCTCGAGTACCGGGCCCGCGAGGTCATCGTCGGTTATCCCGCTTCGCTCTCTGGAACGGAGGGGCCGGCCGCCAGGGAGATCCGGGCGTTCGCGACCGGGCTCGCCAGGAAGCTCGCCCCGGTACCGGTACGGCTGGTCGACGAGCGGTTGACCACGGTGACGGCCGAGGAGCAGCTCCGTTCCAGCGCCGGGCACGGCAAACGGGGCGCACGCGGCGGTAGGGAACGCCGTTCGGTGGTCGACCAGGCCGCTGCGACGGTTCTTCTGCAGAACGCGTTGGACACCGAGAGCAGAACCGGTCACCCCCCGGGAGAAGCCGTTGGGGAGGGCGCATGAACGGCAACGATCCGTACGATCCTTCCTCCGGGAGAGGGAGAGCCGAGCGCGACTACGACCCGTTGACCGACCCGTGGTGGGGGGCCTCCGCTCTCGCCGGGGAGGACGCCTCCGTCCCCCCGCAGGATCCGTCACCGGGTGCCGACGACGTGTCCCAGCGGGCCTTCCGATCCGAGGATCCCATGCCGCCGGCACAGGGAGGTCGGGTAGGGGAGAGCGCCGGCTCCGGGGAGGGCGCGGAGCAGCGGCCGCGGGGTCGGCGACGCCGATCGGAACCACCACAGGCCGAGGGCCCGGCCGCGGGCGGCCCCGCCCGCTCGGAGGACGTCGCCCGCGAACGCCCGCGTGGTCGCCGTCGCCGCACGGAGCCGGACCAGTCCGCTGACACCTCCGGTCGGCAGGGAACCGGATCCCTCCCGGCGGACGGGACCCCGGACACGGACGGATCCTTCCCGGGGGAGGCCGACGGCGAGGGACCGGCGGGCCTGGAAGAGGTTTCCTTCTCCCGGAGGCTGGACTTCGACGCGGTGCCCGTGCGCCGCAAGCGTTCCCGGCCCGCAGACGACGCCCCGGACGTTCCCGGGGAGGATGCGGATCCGGTCGACACGGAGGCTCCGCGACGCCGACGGCGGCGTCGCGGAACTGCCGGGGGCGCCGAGAGCGCCGTACCTGCGGGGGAGGACCGCGAGGAGGAGCACGACC is part of the Haloactinospora alba genome and encodes:
- the alaS gene encoding alanine--tRNA ligase — protein: MKTAEIARRFLAFFENNGHTVVPSASLVAEDPTLLLVNAGMVPFKPYFLGERTAPYDRAATAQKCVRTVDIDEVGKTARHASFFQMLGNFSFGDYFKERAIPLAWQLVTDPVEEGGFGFDPEKLWVTVYTEDGEAEAIWRDQVGVPPERIQRRGMADNFWSMGVAGPCGPDSEIYYDRGPEYGREGGPDADEDRYIELWNLVFMQWERGPKGDTDILGDLPRKNIDTGMGLERMAAILQGVDNIYETDTLGAILHRAAELTGTAYGDAEETDVSLRVVADHVRTATMLVSDGVKPGNEKRGYVLRRILRRTVRNLRLLSGDDSFYLHELTRTAINAMGEIYSELETNAEMIHSVIDAEEKNFADTLRSGTSLFQRAAERTRAAGSTVFSGADAFQLHDTYGFPIDLTLEMAREQGLSVDEDTFQSLMQRQRDAAKRDAEAKKLGNADPGVYSKLLEGAGTTEFLGYTDHESESRVLGLLVEGQSVPAAREGQQVELVLNRTPFYAESGGQLADKGTIAVDGRGVVDVEDVQRPVADLSVHRGTVRSGEVALDDRVHAAIDSQRREAVSRSHSATHLIHSALRNALGPSAGQAGSENQPGKLRFDFTANKALGTTELAEVEDEVNTVLSGDVQVRDFTTSLDEALSMGALAMFGEKYGDQVRVVEMSDYSRELCGGTHVGATGQLGVVKLLGESSVGSGVRRVEAAVGIDAFRRLSKESLLVGQLSEQLKTPREELPERIDAMVARLRNAEKEVERLRAEQVLQAAGQLAHSARECGPARLVTHRAQDGTTADDLRKLALDVRGRLGTDQPVVICVTAVANGRPLVVVAVNKAAQEHALKAGELVGIAARALGGGGGGKPDVAQGGGSDPEAVDTAMRAVERHVADTQ
- the ruvX gene encoding Holliday junction resolvase RuvX, giving the protein MRHGVRLAVDPGKARIGVAASDPDGMLATPVETIRCGDGDLQRIAELVLEYRAREVIVGYPASLSGTEGPAAREIRAFATGLARKLAPVPVRLVDERLTTVTAEEQLRSSAGHGKRGARGGRERRSVVDQAAATVLLQNALDTESRTGHPPGEAVGEGA